Proteins co-encoded in one Pseudarthrobacter chlorophenolicus A6 genomic window:
- a CDS encoding TetR/AcrR family transcriptional regulator produces MPSLREAQKQLTRDTIVERALELFTAKGYAATTIDEIAASAGTTRVTFYAYYPTRADLMRDFMARVNAVLERADGPDSASTAPDLVQVVRDGKLAGILSWLESRAALWPVFRPYLDVLDEAAAVDTEVRAMVEGWHEEVISDMVRGMQQAGRFAAETRHIRGTLAFTQLDYVATLWTRRKMEPNREHALEVLADSWYHLLCDAV; encoded by the coding sequence ATGCCATCGCTGCGAGAAGCCCAGAAGCAGCTGACCCGCGACACCATCGTGGAACGGGCGCTGGAGCTTTTCACCGCAAAGGGCTACGCCGCCACCACCATCGATGAGATCGCTGCGTCGGCCGGCACCACCCGTGTGACCTTCTACGCGTATTACCCCACGAGGGCCGATTTGATGCGCGACTTCATGGCCCGGGTGAACGCCGTCCTGGAGCGCGCCGACGGGCCGGACAGCGCCTCCACCGCCCCTGACCTCGTTCAGGTGGTGCGCGACGGCAAGCTCGCCGGCATCCTGTCCTGGCTCGAATCCCGGGCTGCTTTGTGGCCGGTGTTCCGCCCCTATCTGGATGTGCTCGACGAGGCTGCTGCCGTGGACACCGAGGTACGGGCCATGGTGGAGGGCTGGCACGAGGAAGTCATCTCGGACATGGTCCGCGGCATGCAGCAGGCCGGACGCTTCGCCGCAGAGACCCGCCACATCCGCGGCACCCTGGCATTTACGCAGCTGGACTACGTGGCTACGCTGTGGACCCGCCGCAAAATGGAGCCGAACCGGGAACACGCGTTGGAGGTGCTGGCGGACAGCTGGTACCACCTGCTCTGCGACGCGGTCTGA
- a CDS encoding NAD(P)/FAD-dependent oxidoreductase, with the protein MTLRRIVVVGNGIAGLTACDSLRAAGFDGELTVVGAERHSPYSRPALSKALLHGSGGLAAHGLPEPTHGADELLGVSATGLDAGARVVTLDGGGSLPYDGLVIASGSRARRLGGGPQEEGNGHDSSRELTLRTLEDAVQLKELVAARPSVIVVGGGPLGMEVASGCLHNGCDVTLVTDGEPLVRQLGGYLSGIFASAARRQGLRIVNGPKARLCSGSTSGSTPGVALPDGTVLEADLVVSAIGDEPNTGWLEGSGLLTGGVLRVDSRGRVRPDIVAAGDVAFFPTQRGLTRVPLWTSAIDQAKAAAVGLLLGDIAPALELQPYFWTEAFGLSLKSVGYTPVEGAPGFREQGSDDDSALLRWEHADGSGTAAALNYRIPVPKLRRLANTGSKAVRPPQPVTA; encoded by the coding sequence GTGACGCTGCGGCGCATCGTCGTCGTCGGGAACGGCATCGCGGGCCTGACCGCGTGCGACTCGCTGCGCGCGGCGGGCTTCGACGGCGAGCTGACGGTGGTGGGCGCCGAGCGCCACTCCCCGTACAGCAGGCCCGCGCTGTCCAAAGCGCTGCTCCACGGCAGCGGCGGGCTGGCGGCGCACGGATTGCCGGAGCCGACGCACGGGGCAGACGAACTGCTGGGCGTCAGCGCCACCGGGCTCGACGCCGGGGCGCGCGTTGTAACGCTCGACGGCGGCGGGAGCCTGCCGTACGACGGGCTGGTAATCGCCTCGGGCTCGCGGGCCCGGCGGCTTGGCGGCGGTCCGCAGGAGGAGGGCAACGGACACGACAGCTCCCGGGAGCTCACGCTGCGAACCCTTGAGGACGCTGTCCAGCTGAAGGAACTGGTGGCCGCCCGGCCATCAGTCATCGTGGTGGGCGGGGGTCCATTGGGAATGGAGGTGGCCTCCGGCTGCCTGCACAACGGCTGTGACGTCACCCTGGTGACCGACGGCGAACCGCTGGTGCGGCAGCTGGGCGGCTATCTGTCCGGTATCTTCGCCTCGGCCGCACGCAGGCAGGGTTTGCGGATCGTCAACGGCCCGAAGGCCCGGCTGTGCTCAGGATCCACATCAGGATCCACACCGGGCGTGGCCCTGCCGGACGGAACAGTGCTGGAAGCGGACCTCGTGGTGAGCGCTATCGGCGACGAGCCCAACACCGGCTGGCTGGAAGGCTCCGGCCTGCTCACCGGCGGCGTGCTGCGGGTCGACTCCCGCGGCCGCGTGCGGCCAGATATCGTCGCGGCCGGTGACGTGGCGTTCTTCCCCACCCAACGCGGACTGACGCGGGTACCGCTGTGGACCAGCGCCATCGACCAGGCCAAGGCCGCCGCCGTCGGCCTCCTGCTGGGCGATATCGCCCCAGCGCTGGAACTCCAGCCCTACTTCTGGACGGAAGCCTTTGGACTGTCACTCAAATCGGTGGGTTACACGCCCGTGGAAGGAGCGCCGGGCTTCCGGGAACAGGGCTCCGATGACGATTCGGCGCTGCTGCGCTGGGAGCATGCGGACGGCTCCGGAACCGCCGCCGCACTCAATTACCGGATCCCCGTTCCCAAGCTGCGGCGCCTGGCCAACACCGGGTCAAAAGCCGTCAGGCCGCCCCAACCGGTGACGGCCTGA
- a CDS encoding ferredoxin produces the protein MRIDLDRPRCEGHGLCEEAAPALMHLDDDGELVIDVPEVEGAQAEAAARAAVRICPVAALKLVTP, from the coding sequence ATGAGGATCGACCTGGACCGGCCGCGCTGTGAAGGACACGGCCTCTGCGAGGAAGCCGCCCCGGCGCTGATGCATCTTGACGACGACGGCGAGCTGGTGATCGACGTCCCGGAAGTGGAGGGGGCCCAGGCCGAAGCCGCGGCCAGGGCCGCCGTGCGAATCTGCCCTGTAGCAGCCCTGAAACTGGTGACGCCGTGA
- a CDS encoding phosphotransferase family protein — protein sequence MGQALGATQLDDRWDGGLLGPEQASIAERWLESPQLVADLSWGITDTKVLRVQSAAGQVIIKAGGPENHHLAREIKAHRAYTRPLVEDGRSARLLHADPGANVLVMEYLEGRLVEGTEAEHETGIYAQAGEALRLLHRQESRADDTYEARATAKALSWLDRKHRIDPAVEQEARRRLAEYRPAPVDVVPTHGDWQPRNWLLHRGELRVIDFGRFDFRPAATDLCRLAVQQWREHPALEQAFLDGYGEDPRSSPVWRVDLLREAIGTAVWAYLVGDEAFEDQGHRMLRGALDCW from the coding sequence ATGGGGCAAGCGCTGGGGGCAACGCAATTGGACGATCGGTGGGACGGCGGGCTGCTGGGCCCTGAGCAGGCCAGCATCGCGGAGAGGTGGCTGGAGTCGCCGCAACTCGTGGCTGACCTGTCCTGGGGGATCACGGACACGAAAGTCCTCCGCGTCCAGTCGGCCGCCGGACAGGTCATCATCAAAGCCGGGGGACCGGAGAACCACCACCTTGCCCGCGAGATCAAAGCCCATCGCGCCTATACCCGGCCGCTGGTGGAGGACGGGCGGTCAGCCCGCCTGCTCCACGCGGATCCCGGCGCCAACGTACTGGTGATGGAATACCTCGAAGGCCGCTTGGTTGAGGGCACGGAAGCCGAGCATGAAACAGGCATTTACGCCCAGGCCGGTGAGGCGCTGAGACTGCTCCACCGCCAGGAGTCCCGCGCCGATGACACCTACGAAGCCCGTGCCACGGCGAAGGCCCTCTCGTGGCTGGACCGGAAGCACCGGATTGATCCCGCCGTCGAGCAGGAGGCACGGCGCCGGTTGGCGGAGTACCGCCCGGCCCCTGTCGACGTCGTTCCCACCCACGGCGACTGGCAGCCGCGGAACTGGCTGCTCCACCGCGGTGAGCTCCGGGTAATCGACTTCGGCCGCTTCGATTTCCGGCCCGCCGCCACGGACCTGTGCCGGTTGGCGGTGCAGCAGTGGCGGGAACATCCGGCCCTTGAACAGGCATTTTTGGACGGCTACGGGGAGGACCCCCGGTCCAGTCCGGTTTGGCGCGTCGACCTGCTCCGGGAAGCAATCGGAACGGCCGTGTGGGCGTACCTGGTGGGCGACGAGGCCTTTGAGGACCAGGGTCACCGCATGCTGCGCGGGGCACTGGACTGCTGGTGA